A single Methanocaldococcus bathoardescens DNA region contains:
- a CDS encoding DUF2111 domain-containing protein, with product MITISENSEAKELIPIAQAVHILVNKLPVSMRSKNKPGIRLEKGEVVDTNYEGYVLRLAIKEGKVIRATPIVGPYAGLPVIVAPIKNGDKVVGAIGVVDITAGIFEDVLAIARRPELYKFLPEDAFPK from the coding sequence ATGATAACCATATCTGAAAATTCTGAAGCAAAGGAATTAATACCTATTGCTCAAGCTGTCCATATATTGGTTAATAAACTTCCTGTGTCTATGAGAAGTAAAAATAAGCCAGGGATTAGATTAGAAAAAGGGGAAGTTGTAGATACAAACTATGAAGGTTATGTTCTAAGATTGGCTATTAAAGAAGGAAAAGTTATTAGAGCAACACCTATTGTAGGGCCTTATGCTGGACTCCCAGTTATTGTAGCCCCTATAAAAAACGGGGATAAAGTAGTAGGAGCTATCGGTGTAGTTGATATCACAGCAGGAATATTTGAAGATGTTTTAGCAATTGCAAGAAGGCCTGAATTATATAAGTTTCTACCTGAAGATGCATTTCCAAAATAA
- a CDS encoding DUF6485 family protein — MECPNKEINLERCNCSYPSCFKKGMCCECLHYHLKNRQLPACCFPPDVEKTYDRSFETFAKLVLEGKI; from the coding sequence ATGGAATGTCCTAACAAAGAAATTAATTTAGAAAGATGCAATTGCAGTTATCCTTCATGCTTTAAAAAGGGAATGTGCTGTGAATGTTTGCACTATCATTTAAAAAATAGACAGTTACCAGCTTGCTGTTTCCCACCTGATGTAGAAAAAACTTATGATAGAAGCTTTGAAACATTTGCAAAACTTGTTTTAGAAGGGAAGATTTAA
- the amrB gene encoding AmmeMemoRadiSam system protein B: protein MTKIRYPAVAGMFYPSHPDELIELIEQCYLHKYGPKSMPTHGNYEKPIGLLCPHAGYIYSGPIQAHSYYELSKRVDAFEEITAVILGPNHTGLGSGVSVMDGIWRTPLGDVKCDEEFVEELWRKCEIIDLDETAHLNEHSIEVQLPFLKHLELLNIAKFRIVPICMMFQDYETAVEVGYFIAKIAKELNRRVVIIASSDLTHYEPQEVASKKDAIVIKDILEMNEKELYEDVVNYNISMCGYGPVIAMLKAMKTLGAEKANLLAYATSGDMTGDYSAVVGYASAIVE from the coding sequence ATGACTAAAATTAGATATCCAGCAGTTGCAGGGATGTTTTATCCTTCACATCCTGATGAACTTATAGAATTAATTGAGCAGTGCTATTTACACAAATACGGCCCTAAGTCAATGCCAACTCATGGAAATTATGAAAAACCTATTGGCTTGCTTTGCCCTCATGCAGGATATATTTATTCAGGACCTATACAAGCTCACTCTTATTATGAATTATCAAAGAGAGTTGATGCTTTTGAAGAAATAACTGCTGTTATTTTAGGTCCTAACCACACTGGATTAGGTTCTGGAGTTAGTGTAATGGATGGAATTTGGAGAACACCGTTAGGAGATGTAAAGTGTGATGAAGAATTTGTTGAAGAGCTTTGGAGGAAATGTGAGATTATTGATTTAGATGAAACTGCTCATTTAAATGAACATTCTATAGAAGTGCAATTACCATTTTTAAAGCATTTGGAGTTACTAAATATAGCTAAATTTAGGATAGTTCCAATATGTATGATGTTCCAAGATTATGAAACAGCTGTGGAAGTTGGATATTTCATAGCTAAAATTGCTAAAGAGTTGAATAGAAGAGTGGTTATTATTGCCTCTTCAGATTTAACTCACTATGAGCCACAAGAAGTGGCATCAAAAAAGGATGCTATAGTTATTAAGGACATATTAGAGATGAATGAAAAAGAACTATACGAGGATGTTGTAAATTATAACATCTCAATGTGTGGTTATGGCCCTGTAATAGCTATGCTAAAAGCAATGAAAACTTTGGGAGCTGAAAAAGCTAATTTATTAGCTTATGCAACTTCTGGAGATATGACTGGAGATTATTCAGCTGTTGTTGGCTATGCATCAGCAATTGTTGAGTAG
- a CDS encoding methanogenesis marker 5 protein, translating to MKKIFIYPPNSLILTDLVERFGHKPLNLNIVMGKLVRNPEIDSPPMNITDEEPKKGLKYAAVEVPSGVRGRMALIGPLIEEAEAAIIMEDAPIAFGCIGCQRTNELTLYLVRRKNIPILRVKYPTNEEEAEILVNKIANFLKSLEENQEN from the coding sequence ATGAAAAAAATATTCATATATCCTCCAAATAGTTTAATATTAACAGATTTAGTTGAAAGATTTGGACATAAGCCATTAAATCTAAATATAGTTATGGGGAAATTAGTTAGAAACCCAGAAATAGACAGCCCTCCTATGAACATAACCGATGAAGAACCAAAGAAAGGTTTAAAATATGCTGCTGTAGAAGTTCCTTCTGGTGTTAGAGGAAGAATGGCATTAATTGGGCCATTAATTGAAGAGGCTGAAGCGGCAATAATAATGGAAGATGCCCCTATTGCCTTTGGATGCATTGGATGCCAGAGAACAAATGAATTAACACTCTATTTAGTAAGAAGAAAAAATATTCCAATATTGAGAGTGAAATATCCAACAAATGAAGAAGAGGCAGAAATTTTAGTTAATAAGATAGCTAATTTCTTAAAGAGCTTAGAGGAAAATCAGGAAAATTAA